A single genomic interval of Mauremys reevesii isolate NIE-2019 linkage group 24, ASM1616193v1, whole genome shotgun sequence harbors:
- the LOC120390072 gene encoding trypsin-3-like yields the protein MELLIIAMLVVGAATGRKKGEERRQGWAGFCRIGSQPYQVALLRNGRIYCGGSLIAPKWVLTAAHCGRQVRRISSLRVHLGDYNLPAKEGTEQIRRILNFFMHPGYNLRPRDNDFMLLELDEPAQLNSYVNTINLTTHCPSPGTRCGVSGWGTIKSPQRRFPATMQCVDVYTVSQARCQERYRGRITENMFCAGVEQGGTGTCQGDSGGPLVCNGQLQGVVSWGKSVCALPGQPGVYAKVCKAVQWVRSTIGRKCARSD from the exons ATGGAGCTGCTGATCATCGCGATGCTGGTAGTCGGAGCAGCAACAGGTAGGAAAAAGGGTGAAGAGAGACGCCAAGGTTGGGCTGG CTTCTGCCGCATTGGCTCCCAGCCCTACCAGGTGGCTCTCCTGAGGAACGGCCGCATCTACTGTGGTGGGAGCCTGATAGCCCCGAAGTGGGTGCTAACTGCTGCGCACTGCGGCAGACAGGTCAGACGGATCAG CTCCCTGCGGGTGCATCTGGGAGATTATAATCTACCGGCAAAGGAAGGCACAGAACAGATACGAAGAATCCTCAACTTCTTCATGCACCCAGGGTACAACCTCCGCCCTCGTGACAACGACTTCATGCTTCTGGAGTTGGATGAGCCCGCTCAACTCAACAGCTACGTGAACACAATCAACCTGACTACCCATTGTCCCTCTCCTGGAACACGATGCGGTGTGTCGGGATGGGGCACCATCAAGTCCCCCCAAA GGCGGTTCCCAGCCACCATGCAGTGTGTAGATGTCTATACCGTCAGCCAGGCCAGGTGCCAGGAAAGGTACCGGGGCAGGATCACGGAGAACATGTTCTGCGCTGGCGTGGAACAGGGCGGCACAGGCACATGCCAG GGGGAttcaggaggtccactggtctgCAATGGGCAGCTGCAGGGTGTGGTCTCCTGGGGTAAGTCTGTCTGTGCCCTGCCTGGACAGCCCGGGGTCTATGCCAAAGTCTGCAAAGCTGTCCAGTGGGTGAGGAGCACCATAGGGAGGAAATGCGCCAGATCGGACTGA